One Burkholderiales bacterium DNA segment encodes these proteins:
- a CDS encoding cysteine desulfurase family protein yields MTMHAYLDHNATTPIDEHVLEAMLPFLRAEYGNASSRHEFGTRARKAVEHAREQVAAAVNVQPSQVIFVSGGTEANNLFIRGAAAALKPTRALVSAIEHPCVMKPALDLARSGWKVRKLRVGADGVLHFEDLDAALSEPAGLVSVMLANNETGVIQPVVRVAERAHVAGAWMHTDAVQAFGKIAIDFPRLGVDAMTLSAHKIYGPKGAGALVIDKRLPLKPLIQGGGHERGLRSGTENVPAIVGFGAACALAMRRMDEVARHTRTLRGRLEEGLARLGAVIFGCVAPRIPNTTYFALENIDGETLVIELNKAGFAVASGAACSSANPEPSATLLAMGIEPELARGAVRVSLGATNTEEQIDGFLSALSAVVKGLRRLTAVAV; encoded by the coding sequence ATGACCATGCACGCTTACCTCGACCACAACGCGACCACGCCGATCGACGAGCACGTGCTGGAGGCGATGCTGCCGTTTCTGCGCGCGGAGTACGGCAACGCATCCAGCCGCCACGAGTTCGGAACGCGCGCGCGCAAGGCGGTCGAGCATGCGAGGGAGCAGGTGGCCGCGGCGGTCAACGTTCAGCCCTCGCAGGTCATCTTCGTGTCGGGCGGTACCGAAGCGAACAACCTGTTTATCCGGGGCGCCGCCGCGGCGCTCAAGCCCACACGAGCGCTGGTTTCCGCCATCGAACACCCGTGCGTGATGAAACCGGCCCTGGACCTGGCTCGCTCCGGCTGGAAGGTGCGCAAGCTGCGGGTGGGCGCTGACGGAGTTCTGCATTTCGAAGACCTGGACGCGGCGCTGTCCGAACCCGCCGGACTGGTGTCGGTGATGCTGGCGAACAACGAGACCGGTGTCATCCAGCCGGTAGTCCGGGTCGCCGAGCGGGCGCATGTCGCGGGAGCCTGGATGCATACCGATGCCGTACAGGCTTTCGGCAAGATCGCGATCGACTTCCCGCGGCTCGGGGTGGACGCAATGACGCTGTCGGCGCACAAGATCTACGGGCCCAAGGGGGCGGGCGCGCTGGTGATCGACAAGCGCCTGCCGCTCAAGCCCCTGATTCAGGGCGGCGGACACGAACGTGGGCTGCGCTCCGGTACCGAAAACGTACCGGCCATCGTCGGATTTGGCGCGGCGTGCGCGCTGGCGATGCGAAGGATGGACGAGGTCGCGCGCCACACACGGACGCTTCGCGGCCGGCTCGAGGAGGGCTTGGCCCGCCTCGGGGCAGTAATCTTCGGGTGCGTGGCGCCGCGCATCCCGAATACGACGTACTTCGCGCTGGAGAACATCGACGGCGAGACACTGGTGATCGAGCTGAACAAGGCCGGCTTCGCGGTCGCCAGCGGGGCGGCGTGCTCCAGCGCCAATCCCGAGCCCAGCGCGACCCTGCTGGCGATGGGTATCGAGCCGGAGCTGGCGCGCGGCGCGGTGCGCGTGAGCCTGGGCGCGACCAATACGGAGGAACAGATCGACGGTTTTCTTTCCGCGCTGTCGGCGGTGGTCAAGGGGCTGCGGCGGCTGACAGCGGTGGCAGTGTAA
- a CDS encoding RNA methyltransferase, which produces MTNACALQRVRIVLCRTSHPGNIGAAARAMKTMGLSRLFLVRPERFPHPDAEAFAAGALDVLESAARCDSLDQALHGTVLAVASTARRRDLAYEALDCREACARLVLEAQDGEVALVFGPERSGLTMQDVDKCRLIATIRTDPAYPSLNLAQAVQVFAYELRMHAASADAPRAGAALATHEQLERFYAQLEHVAAQVGFLDARQPRRMMRRLRRVFARARLEEPEANILIGLLNAVRTKVE; this is translated from the coding sequence ATGACCAACGCCTGCGCACTGCAGCGGGTGCGGATCGTCCTTTGCAGGACCAGTCATCCCGGCAACATCGGCGCCGCAGCGCGTGCGATGAAGACGATGGGACTGTCGCGGCTGTTTCTGGTGCGCCCCGAGCGCTTTCCCCATCCCGACGCGGAGGCGTTCGCCGCTGGAGCCCTGGACGTGCTCGAAAGCGCAGCGCGCTGCGACAGCCTGGACCAGGCGCTGCACGGCACCGTGCTGGCGGTGGCCTCGACCGCGCGGCGCCGCGACCTGGCCTACGAAGCGCTGGACTGCCGCGAGGCGTGCGCCCGGCTTGTGCTCGAAGCGCAGGATGGCGAGGTCGCGCTGGTGTTCGGGCCGGAAAGAAGCGGGCTCACGATGCAGGACGTCGACAAGTGCCGGCTCATCGCCACAATCCGCACCGATCCGGCTTATCCGTCGCTCAACCTCGCACAAGCGGTTCAGGTGTTCGCGTACGAGCTGCGCATGCATGCGGCGAGCGCCGATGCGCCACGTGCCGGGGCTGCACTCGCGACCCACGAACAGCTCGAACGGTTCTACGCGCAGCTCGAGCATGTAGCGGCCCAGGTCGGGTTCCTCGACGCCCGGCAACCGCGACGGATGATGCGGCGGCTGCGCCGGGTCTTTGCCCGGGCGCGGCTCGAGGAGCCGGAGGCGAACATCCTCATCGGCTTGCTGAACGCCGTCCGGACGAAAGTTGAGTAA
- the cysE gene encoding serine O-acetyltransferase, whose amino-acid sequence MFDRLREEIGVIFDRDPAARSTWEVVTCYPGFHAVLFHRASHRLWTLGLKWLARWLSHWSRWLTGIEIHPGAKIGRRVFIDHGMGVVVGETAEIGDDCTLYQGVTLGGTSWQKGKRHPTLGNGVVVGAGAKILGPVHVGDGAKVGSNAVVVKDVPDGATVVGIPGRVIDENAKSARDAAARKFAAYGITADMNDPVVKALHGLINHSAAVDQRIEYILTQLERLGVKVDEARTVADQFDAAYLNRIVD is encoded by the coding sequence ATGTTCGATCGGCTTCGGGAAGAGATTGGCGTGATCTTCGATCGCGATCCGGCGGCGCGCTCGACCTGGGAGGTCGTGACCTGTTACCCCGGTTTTCACGCTGTGCTCTTTCACCGCGCCTCGCATCGCCTGTGGACGCTGGGACTGAAGTGGCTGGCACGCTGGCTGTCGCACTGGTCGCGCTGGCTCACCGGAATCGAGATCCATCCGGGGGCGAAGATCGGACGCCGTGTGTTCATTGACCATGGCATGGGCGTCGTGGTGGGCGAGACGGCCGAGATCGGTGATGACTGCACGCTGTACCAGGGCGTGACGCTGGGCGGGACCTCTTGGCAAAAAGGCAAGCGCCACCCCACGCTGGGCAACGGCGTGGTGGTCGGCGCCGGCGCGAAGATACTCGGTCCGGTTCACGTCGGCGACGGCGCCAAAGTGGGCTCCAATGCGGTGGTGGTGAAGGATGTGCCCGATGGGGCGACCGTGGTCGGCATTCCAGGGCGGGTCATCGATGAAAACGCCAAGTCGGCGCGCGACGCGGCTGCCCGGAAGTTCGCGGCCTACGGAATCACCGCAGACATGAATGACCCGGTGGTGAAGGCGCTGCACGGGCTGATCAATCACTCGGCCGCGGTCGACCAGCGCATCGAATACATCCTGACCCAACTGGAGCGCCTCGGTGTCAAAGTCGACGAGGCAAGAACAGTCGCCGACCAGTTCGACGCGGCTTACCTCAATCGCATAGTTGACTAA
- the iscR gene encoding Fe-S cluster assembly transcriptional regulator IscR, producing MRLTTKGRFAVTAMIDLAMHNHEGPVTLADISERQKISLSYLEQLFGKLRRGGLVSSVRGPGGGYNLAKQADQISVADIILAVDEPIDATQCGGKENCKEEQKCLTHDLWTRLNNHIFEYLRSVKLADLVAENRERLRETGVAELHDHRPNRRRPEPVTA from the coding sequence ATGAGACTGACCACCAAGGGGCGTTTTGCAGTCACGGCCATGATCGATCTGGCCATGCACAATCACGAGGGCCCGGTGACGCTGGCTGACATCAGCGAGCGCCAGAAGATTTCGCTTTCCTACTTGGAGCAGCTGTTCGGCAAGCTGCGGCGCGGCGGGCTGGTGTCCAGTGTGCGGGGCCCGGGCGGCGGTTACAACCTCGCAAAGCAGGCCGATCAGATCTCGGTCGCGGACATTATCCTCGCCGTGGACGAGCCAATCGACGCCACCCAGTGCGGAGGCAAGGAGAACTGCAAGGAGGAGCAGAAGTGCCTCACGCACGACTTGTGGACCCGGCTGAACAACCACATCTTCGAATACCTGCGCAGCGTCAAGCTTGCGGACCTGGTGGCGGAGAATCGGGAGCGCCTGCGCGAAACGGGCGTGGCTGAGCTGCACGATCATCGCCCCAATCGCCGACGGCCGGAGCCTGTCACGGCTTGA
- a CDS encoding iron-sulfur cluster assembly accessory protein has product MAITVTERAAKHIKNALARGGGVGLRLGVKTVGCSGLAYTFDYATEVKPEDTLFESNEVKVVVDAKSLPYLDGSVLDFERKGLNESFKIANPNATATCGCGESFSVG; this is encoded by the coding sequence GTGGCGATCACGGTTACCGAAAGAGCGGCAAAACACATCAAGAACGCGCTGGCCAGAGGCGGCGGCGTCGGTCTGCGCCTGGGCGTGAAGACGGTCGGATGCTCCGGGCTCGCGTACACCTTCGATTACGCCACTGAAGTCAAACCCGAGGACACGCTGTTCGAATCCAATGAGGTCAAAGTCGTGGTCGACGCCAAGAGCCTGCCGTACCTCGACGGTTCGGTACTCGATTTCGAACGCAAGGGATTGAACGAATCCTTCAAGATCGCGAATCCGAATGCGACGGCGACCTGCGGTTGCGGCGAGAGCTTCTCGGTCGGCTAG
- a CDS encoding inositol monophosphatase family protein, with the protein MHPMVNIAVRAARRAGSIINRAADNLDVLTVRHKSLNDLVSEVDRAAEDAIIETIKNAYPQHAILAEESGATGDSEYVWIIDPLDGTTNFLHGLPIYAVSIALAHRGQLQHAVIYDPTRNDLYTASRGSGAFLNDRRLRVSRRDKLIDGLIGTGFPFRMFEYLDPYIAMLKELMTKSAGVRRPGSAALDLAAVAAGRLDGFWEIGLSPWDMAAGVLMITEAGGMVSDLQGGDQYMQRGQIVAGNPKILAQLLQVILPHLTDKLKS; encoded by the coding sequence ATGCATCCGATGGTCAACATCGCGGTGCGCGCCGCGCGCCGCGCCGGGAGCATCATCAATCGCGCCGCCGACAACCTCGACGTGCTCACCGTGCGACACAAGTCGCTCAACGACCTGGTTTCGGAAGTGGATCGCGCCGCCGAGGACGCGATCATCGAGACGATCAAGAACGCGTATCCGCAGCACGCGATTCTAGCAGAGGAGAGCGGCGCGACCGGCGACTCGGAATACGTCTGGATCATCGATCCGCTCGACGGCACGACCAACTTTCTTCACGGTCTGCCGATCTACGCGGTATCCATTGCATTGGCCCACAGGGGACAGCTCCAGCACGCAGTCATCTACGATCCCACCCGCAACGATCTCTACACCGCCTCGCGCGGAAGCGGCGCGTTTCTCAACGACCGGCGCCTGCGCGTTTCCAGGCGCGACAAGCTGATCGACGGGCTCATCGGCACCGGCTTTCCGTTCCGCATGTTCGAGTATCTCGATCCCTACATCGCGATGCTGAAGGAGCTGATGACGAAATCGGCCGGCGTGCGCCGCCCGGGCTCCGCGGCGCTCGACCTGGCGGCGGTGGCGGCCGGAAGACTCGACGGCTTTTGGGAGATCGGGCTCTCGCCGTGGGACATGGCGGCCGGCGTGCTCATGATTACCGAGGCCGGCGGCATGGTCAGCGACCTCCAGGGCGGCGACCAATATATGCAGCGCGGCCAGATCGTCGCCGGCAATCCCAAGATCCTCGCCCAGCTCCTGCAGGTCATCCTCCCTCACCTTACCGACAAGCTCAAGAGTTGA